The Rhipicephalus sanguineus isolate Rsan-2018 chromosome 7, BIME_Rsan_1.4, whole genome shotgun sequence genome includes a window with the following:
- the LOC119398643 gene encoding uncharacterized protein LOC119398643 → MERLVKKRKVIRAQITRLINDYENRPQPLDENEAAILHARLASWNNEVNSVNDEIEPLVTDEDAENEFQQTCEYKDRIVACLARLQRQMTVTSRPTNAEPAGNGSASQTTSELRTRVKLPKFELVKFSGRRSDWQPFWEVFEQVVDKNEELSLLDKFHYLRSSVTGDAAAALAGIPPTSRCYRDAVELLKGRFGNNELLMQEHMRSLLDIKPVRSSDDVRSLRRLYDTLAAHICGLESLGRKLHTYGAMLLPVVQRAIPRDILLDFGRKCATDANSTFDDQRSSSTEGPEPTTPEGDRATVQCSGKSSNARVRVMFDGGSQRSYITSLTAQKLGCELVGQEKLSVGFFGGHQEERPFRRVKVFLEAKRGEKRELEVLETDVICDQTIPEPPKQTWEKLEALGYACADFSNGDGPKDIGLLIGADYLWELTTGRTVKLGKRLRAVETAAGWTVQGPVEGSNNDSHCTQTVTLRTSVIEGTGDMLSKFWTLESIGVLEGKETRSPTLDFFEGTVATVDGRYEVSLPWKNEIALGDNRAVAMKRLNQLTNRLKKSPDLLEEYDQAIRRYHAMDMAERVASDANDNHVLYYMPHQAVVRESRKLRVVFDASSSIKNSKSLNENLETGPNMTADLVGLLLNFRSYRVALVADIEQAFLQIGVRPEDRDALRFMWYRDTPRPGETLPVIDTWRMKRVPFGTTASPFLLSATLQHHLKACEVQFPSTAGRLKRSLYVDDLLTGANSEKEALRLYTEANAIFSAASMKLHKWSSNSERLRRRFEGDGVAPKHLGFLPGVLKVLGLAWDPITDELTFVPCVSDNASERATKRSMLQTTARIYDPLGWLSPFLVRAKILFQELWLRNIEWDDILPEDIEGEWSAWRDELQHIPDIHVPRHYGANVSGQQMTCLHIFADASPVAYGAVAYLVIETSEGVTSTIVMSKSRVAPLKKLTLARLELMACLLASRLCQYLLTTLEERPERVVLWTDSAIALCWIRGNGHKWQEFVRNRVLEIQASTSDYTWRDCPGKENPADLLTRGLPASRLATCELWWTGPLWVLSPESEWPQGFPETTFTNTELEQKMETKVLPATVSSTPPNDLVDVKRFSSFTRLIRVTAWVLRFVAMNAEYVHQIP, encoded by the exons ATGGAACGTCTCGTAAAGAAGAGAAAGGTCATACGAGCTCAAATTACTCGACTCATCAACGACTACGAGAATCGGCCACAGCCACTCGATGAAAATGAAGCGGCTATCCTGCACGCCAGACTTGCCAGTTGGAATAACGAAGTGAACTCGGTTAACGACGAAATAGAGCCCCTGGTGACAGATGAAGACGCGGAGAACGAGTTCCAACAGACCTGCGAATATAAAGACCGCATCGTAGCCTGCCTCGCTCGCCTGCAGCGGCAAATGACTGTTACGAGTCGCCCAACGAACGCCGAACCAGCGGGAAATGGCAGCGCTTCACAGACAACGTCGGAGCTTAGGACAAGGGTGAAGCTCCCGAAATTTGAGCTTGTGAAGTTCAGCGGGCGGCGCTCAGACTGGCAGCCGTTTTGGGAAGTGTTTGAACAGGTGGTTGACAAGAACGAAGAACTGTCACTACTTGACAAATTCCACTACCTGAGGTCGTCAGTCACCGgcgatgctgctgctgctcttgcggGGATACCACCTACGTCTCGATGCTATCGCGACGCCGTAGAGCTTCTGAAAGGTCGTTTCGGGAACAACGAGCTCCTGATGCAAGAGCACATGAGGAGCCTGCTAGACATCAAACCGGTGCGCTCTTCGGATGACGTACGAAGCCTTCGCCGCCTCTACGACACTCTGGCCGCACACATATGCGGACTTGAGTCGCTGGGAAGGAAACTCCACACCTACGGTGCAATGCTGCTACCTGTGGTTCAGAGGGCCATTCCTCGGGACATTCTTCTCGACTTTGGAAGGAAGTGCGCCACGGACGCCAACTCTACCTTCGACGATCAGCGGAGTTCGTCCACCGAGGGACCGGAGCCAACAACACCGGAGGGAGACAGAG CAACGGTTCAGTGTAGCGGAAAGTCGTCAAATGCTCGCGTGCGAGTTATGTTTGATGGGGGTAGCCAGCGCTCCTATATCACCTCACTTACCGCACAGAAGCTTGGATGTGAGCTGGTGGGACAAGAGAAACTGAGTGTTGGCTTCTTTGGAGGACACCAAGAAGAACGGCCATTTCGAAGAGTAAAGGTGTTCCTGGAAGCGAAAAGGGGTGAGAAGCGGGAACTTGAAGTGCTTGAGACGGATGTGATATGCGACCAAACGATTCCCGAACCACCAAAACAAACATGGGAGAAATTGGAAGCTTTGGGATACGCATGTGCTGATTTCAGCAACGGCGACGGTCCGAAAGACATTGGCTTGCTGATTGGAGCCGATTACCTATGGGAGCTGACCACTGGCCGAACGGTCAAATTAGGGAAACGGCTCAGAGCAGTGGAAACGGCAGCGGGATGGACGGTGCAGGGTCCCGTTGAGGGAAGCAATAACGACAGTCACTGCACCCAAACCGTGACGCTCCGCACTTCGGTTATCGAGGGGACAGGCGACATGCTCAGCAAGTTTTGGACGCTAGAGTCGATTGGCGTTCTTGAAGGGAAGGAAACAAGAAGTCCTACGCTGGATTTCTTTGAAGGCACGGTCGCCACGGTCGACGGACGCTACGAAGTCTCGCTGCCCTGGAAAAATGAAATAGCTCTCGGGGACAACAGGGCAGTCGCCATGAAAAGACTTAATCAGCTGACTAACCGTCTCAAGAAGTCCCCTGACTTGCTCGAGGAATATGACCAAGCAATTAGGCGGTACCATGCGATGGATATGGCGGAACGGGTTGCAAGCGATGCTAACGACAACCACGTCCTCTATTACATGCCGCACCAGGCCGTCGTTCGAGAATCCAGAAAACTCCGGGTTGTATTCGACGCTTCGTCAAGCATAAAGAATTCGAAGAGTCTCAACGAAAACCTCGAGACTGGACCAAATATGACGGCAGATCTCGTCGGCCTGTTGCTAAACTTCCGGAGCTATCGTGTCGCCCTGGTCGCAGACATTGAGCAGGCCTTCCTACAAATCGGAGTAAGACCAGAAGATAGGGACGCTTTGAGATTCATGTGGTACCGAGATACCCCTCGGCCTGGAGAAACGTTGCCTGTCATTGACACATGGCGCATGAAGCGCGTCCCATTTGGAACCACGGCCAGTCCGTTCTTACTTTCGGCTACGCTGCAACATCATTTAAAGGCATGCGAAGTTCAGTTCCCGTCAACCGCAGGTCGTCTGAAGCGAAGCCTCTATGTGGATGATCTTTTGACTGGAGCAAACAGCGAAAAAGAGGCTCTGAGGTTGTACACGGAGGCCAACGCTATATTCAGCGCCGCCTCAATGAAACTCCACAAGTGGTCTTCCAACAGCGAGCGCCTACGGCGGCGGTTTGAGGGAGATGGTGTTGCACCCAAACATCTGGGATTCTTACCCGGCGTGCTGAAAGTTTTGGGCCTGGCCTGGGATCCCATAACAGATGAGCTGACTTTCGTCCCTTGTGTTAGCGACAATGCCTCAGAAAGGGCCACCAAGCGCTCCATGCTCCAAACAACAGCTAGGATCTACGACCCGCTGGGATGGTTGTCTCCCTTTCTCGTGCGAGCTAAGATCTTGTTCCAGGAGCTATGGCTGAGAAATATTGAGTGGGACGACATCCTGCCGGAAGACATCGAAGGGGAGTGGAGCGCATGGAGAGACGAGCTGCAGCACATTCCTGACATACACGTACCACGTCATTACGGAGCAAACGTAAGCGGCCAGCAGATGACATGTTTGCACATATTTGCCGACGCCAGCCCAGTAGCCTACGGCGCAGTGGCCTACCTGGTTATCGAGACAAGCGAGGGAGTCACCTCAACAATTGTTATGAGCAAGTCAAGAGTTGCACCTCTCAAGAAATTGACCCTCGCAAGACTGGAGCTCATGGCATGCCTACTTGCATCTCGATTATGTCAGTACTTGTTGACGACGCTTGAAGAACGTCCTGAGCGAGTTGTTTTGTGGACAGACTCGGCAATCGCTCTCTGTTGGATACGTGGGAACGGTCATAAATGGCAGGAGTTTGTGCGCAACCGCGTCCTCGAAATTCAAGCCAGCACCAGTGACTACACCTGGAGAGACTGTCCTGGCAAGGAAAACCCGGCGGATCTCCTTACTCGCGGCCTGCCTGCCTCTCGTTTGGCAACGTGTGAGCTGTGGTGGACAGGACCGTTATGGGTGCTTTCGCCGGAAAGTGAGTGGCCTCAAGGTTTTCCGGAGACCACGTTTACCAACACCGAATTAGAACAGAAGATGGAGACTAAGGTGTTACCGGCAACAGTATCTTCAACTCCTCCCAATGATCTTGTGGACGTCAAGCGATTCAGCTCTTTCACCAGGCTGATCCGTGTCACTGCTTGGGTGCTGCGCTTTGTTGCAATG AACGCTGAGTATGTGCACCAGATACCCTGA